A single window of Zea mays cultivar B73 chromosome 10, Zm-B73-REFERENCE-NAM-5.0, whole genome shotgun sequence DNA harbors:
- the LOC103641961 gene encoding dof zinc finger protein yields the protein MDAAAHWQQSLGLVKPLEEMLMAASAGAANPSQGSNPNPPPLAAPLTDAGSTERRARPQKEKALNCPRCNSTNTKFCYYNNYSLQQPRYFCKTCRRYWTEGGSLRSVPVGGGSRKNKRSSSSSSSSSSSAAAASASTSSSATSSSMASTPGAASKSPELAHEGAHDDLNLAFPHHGGLHAAEFAAFPSLESSNDMCDQGGGMTSNGRGGGAGPAVGALSATELLRSSGCYMPLQMPGGDYTAAGFALGEFRTPLLPPPSSQSPLGFSLDAHGPGSSGAAAAAGYGSSAGLPQGVPGNAGRLLFPFEDLKPPVSPGGGGVGGGGASATGGAGDGNSSHDQFDHNKERGGGGGRGAGAGHDTPGFWSSMIGGSGASW from the exons ATGGATGCAGCAGCCCACTGGCAGCAG AGCCTAGGGCTGGTGAAGCCCCTGGAGGAGATGCTGATGGCGGCCAGCGCGGGGGCTGCAAATCCGAGCCAAGGCTCGAATCCGAAcccgccgccgctggcggcgcccCTGACGGACGCGGGTAGCACCGAGCGGCGCGCGCGGCCGCAGAAGGAGAAGGCGCTCAACTGCCCGCGGTGCAACTCCACCAACACCAAATTCTGCTACTACAACAACTACAGCCTCCAGCAGCCACGCTACTTCTGCAAGACGTGCCGCCGCTACTGGACGGAGGGCGGATCCCTCCGCAGCGTCCCCGTGGGCGGTGGCTCCCGCAAGAACAAgcgctcctcgtcctcgtcctcgtcctcgtcctcgtcggcggcggcggcgtccgcctccacctcctcctcggcCACGAGCTCGTCCATGGCCAGCACACCGGGGGCGGCGTCCAAGAGTCCGGAGCTGGCGCACGAGGGCGCGCACGACGACCTCAACCTAGCGTTCCCGCACCACGGTGGCCTGCACGCCGCCGAGTTCGCGGCGTTCCCGAGCCTGGAGAGCAGCAACGACATGTGCGACCAGGGTGGCGGGATGACGAGCAATGGccggggcggcggcgcggggccCGCGGTCGGCGCGCTCTCGGCAACGGAGCTGTTGCGGAGCTCCGGCTGCTACATGCCGCTGCAGATGCCAGGAGGAGATTACACGGCGGCAGGGTTCGCGCTCGGGGAGTTCCGCACGCCGCTGCTGCCGCCACCATCGTCACAGAGCCCGCTCGGGTTCTCTCTGGACGCGCACGGGCCGGGGTCGTCCGGTGCTGCCGCAGCGGCGGGGTACGGTTCCAGCGCGGGGCTGCCGCAGGGCGTGCCGGGCAACGCGGGCAGGTTGTTGTTCCCTTTCGAGGACTTGAAGCCGCCGGTTAGCCCTGGAGGTGGTGGTGTGGGCGGAGGTGGTGCAAGTGCAACCGGTGGCGCCGGCGACGGAAATAGCAGCCACGATCAGTTTGACCACAACAAGGAgcgaggcggaggcggcggccGCGGTGCCGGTGCCGGGCACGACACGCCGGGGTTCTGGAGCAGCATGATCGGCGGCAGTGGCGCTTCTTGGTAA